Proteins encoded together in one Verrucomicrobiia bacterium window:
- a CDS encoding GH92 family glycosyl hydrolase: MLSSSRVFRFLAATGIAASVLLQAHAKPALLEYVNTLQGTDSKPSMSHGNTLPLVGAPWGMTDWSPQTGGGEWFFQYSGKKIEGFRATRQPSPWMGDYAQMVMMPETGPLEIGEKNRASEYDVDAGVWKPNYVKVELQRYHITTELTATERCGMFRLTFAQGDEGHLLFFTRGKSEVQVTGRTARIYSQPEDFGAYYVVELDRNITGAGTFEGGKINDGQQNLKGTNVGTYLNFKTAGGPVEVKIGTSYISYEQAEENLRQEIGKSNFQAVRAKTAAVWEKQLSRLEIENGSEDQLKTFYTCLYRASKFPHRIYELNASGKPIHRSPYDGKIQDGVLYADNGFWDTYRTEYALYSVVYPEQWREMMLGWVQAFRENGWYPQWPSPGNRSCMIGTHIDAVIADAIVKGVDGLDLETAYAGLHKDAFTPPNSDVVGRQALGDYLKRGYVPDGHCAYAMSSSLDYAYDDWCVAQAAKKLGKLDDYATLMERAKNYTKSWDPSIGFMRARKDNGDWVDNFDEFAWGGPYVEGGPWQCSWAVQQDVAGLIKLVGGPDAMIAKLDKMLTMPATFHPGGYGGVIHEMSEMPPCHMGQYSHNNQPVHHVLYLFTAAGQPWKTEFWTRKVCATLYNSGPEGFAGDEDNGEMASWYVLNALGFYPLTPGRPEYVLTTPVFTKATIHLASGKKFVITAPDNNDQTCYTTRRMLNGKPLETTWINHADIVKGGKLVVTVSEKPAIHEVPLSDLPYSMSTDLSAENK, encoded by the coding sequence ATGCTTTCATCTTCACGCGTCTTTCGTTTTCTGGCCGCCACCGGAATCGCCGCCAGTGTACTCCTTCAAGCCCACGCCAAACCCGCGCTGCTGGAATACGTCAACACTTTGCAAGGCACGGATTCCAAACCCTCAATGTCCCACGGCAACACCCTGCCGCTCGTCGGCGCGCCGTGGGGCATGACCGATTGGTCGCCCCAAACCGGCGGCGGCGAGTGGTTCTTCCAATACAGCGGAAAAAAAATCGAAGGCTTTCGCGCCACGCGCCAGCCAAGCCCCTGGATGGGCGATTACGCCCAGATGGTCATGATGCCCGAAACCGGACCTCTGGAAATCGGCGAGAAAAATCGCGCGTCCGAGTACGACGTGGACGCCGGCGTCTGGAAACCGAACTACGTGAAGGTGGAGCTTCAGCGTTATCACATCACCACCGAACTCACCGCCACCGAACGCTGCGGCATGTTCCGCCTCACCTTCGCGCAAGGCGACGAAGGCCATTTGTTATTCTTCACTCGCGGCAAGTCAGAAGTCCAAGTGACCGGACGCACCGCGCGGATTTACAGCCAGCCCGAAGATTTCGGCGCGTATTACGTCGTCGAACTGGACCGTAACATCACCGGCGCGGGAACCTTTGAAGGCGGCAAAATAAACGACGGCCAGCAAAATCTAAAAGGGACAAACGTCGGTACCTACTTGAATTTCAAAACCGCCGGCGGCCCCGTCGAAGTCAAGATCGGAACTTCCTACATCAGCTACGAACAAGCCGAGGAAAACCTGCGCCAGGAAATTGGAAAGTCCAATTTCCAAGCCGTCCGCGCCAAAACCGCCGCGGTCTGGGAAAAACAACTCTCCCGCCTCGAAATCGAAAATGGCAGCGAGGACCAGCTTAAGACTTTTTACACCTGCCTCTATCGCGCCTCCAAATTTCCGCACCGCATTTATGAATTGAACGCGTCAGGCAAACCGATTCATCGCAGTCCCTACGATGGAAAAATCCAGGACGGCGTACTCTACGCGGACAATGGATTCTGGGACACTTACCGCACCGAGTATGCGCTCTACTCGGTCGTCTATCCCGAGCAATGGCGCGAGATGATGCTCGGCTGGGTGCAGGCTTTTCGCGAGAACGGCTGGTATCCGCAATGGCCCAGCCCCGGCAACCGCAGTTGCATGATCGGCACGCACATTGACGCCGTCATCGCCGACGCCATTGTGAAAGGTGTGGACGGGCTGGACCTGGAAACCGCCTACGCCGGATTGCACAAAGACGCTTTTACCCCTCCCAACTCTGACGTCGTTGGACGGCAAGCACTCGGCGACTACCTGAAACGCGGCTACGTTCCCGACGGCCATTGCGCGTATGCCATGTCGTCGAGTTTGGATTATGCCTACGACGATTGGTGCGTCGCGCAAGCCGCAAAAAAACTCGGCAAGCTGGACGATTACGCAACCCTCATGGAACGCGCGAAAAATTACACCAAGTCCTGGGACCCTTCGATCGGTTTCATGCGCGCGCGAAAAGACAACGGCGATTGGGTGGACAACTTTGACGAATTTGCCTGGGGCGGACCATACGTCGAAGGCGGACCCTGGCAATGTTCGTGGGCCGTGCAACAGGACGTGGCCGGGTTGATAAAATTGGTCGGCGGTCCCGACGCCATGATCGCGAAACTGGACAAAATGCTGACCATGCCCGCGACGTTTCATCCGGGTGGTTACGGCGGAGTCATTCATGAGATGAGCGAAATGCCCCCGTGCCACATGGGCCAATACTCGCACAACAATCAACCCGTGCATCACGTCCTCTACCTGTTCACCGCCGCCGGGCAGCCGTGGAAAACGGAATTTTGGACGCGCAAAGTTTGCGCCACGCTTTACAATTCCGGCCCTGAAGGATTCGCGGGTGACGAAGACAACGGCGAAATGGCCTCGTGGTACGTGCTCAACGCGCTCGGCTTTTATCCCCTCACGCCGGGTCGGCCGGAATATGTCCTCACCACTCCCGTTTTCACCAAGGCCACCATTCATCTCGCGAGCGGAAAAAAATTTGTCATCACGGCGCCCGACAACAATGACCAGACCTGTTACACCACCCGGAGAATGTTAAATGGCAAACCGCTCGAAACCACGTGGATCAATCACGCCGACATCGTCAAAGGCGGCAAATTGGTAGTAACCGTCAGCGAAAAACCAGCGATTCACGAAGTGCCATTATCAGACTTGCCCTATTCGATGTCCACAGACCTGTCTGCGGAAAATAAATGA